In Thermococcus sp., the genomic stretch TATTACTCGAAAACAAGCCCGAGAGCGTTTTAAGGTTCATAGCTAGTCTCCGGGATTTGGCAACCCTCAATAGAGGAATTCTGCTTGTCTCTTTGGAGAAAGAAGCGCTCGAAGAGAAAATTTTTAGCCTCTTAACTTCTGAACTCAAGTCTGTGAAAGAGCTTGAGAATATCATGGAGAAGGAATATAGATCTTGATTCTGGGGCCGGGGCCGGGATTTGAACCCGGGCTAGGGGATCCACAGTCCCCTGTGCTGACCAGGCTACACCACCCCGGCCATGTCCAGCTTAAGCTTTTGGGTTAGCTTTATAAAGTTTTCGTCAGATGCCGGGAAAGGCGGTGTTAAATTCCACATTCACGAGAAATTAAGGTGCAGACGCAGTCAAACGACGATTGAAAACCCCACAGGGGGCTGAGAGATGAAGGCAAAGCGCGAGGCCCTTAAAAGCCTTTTCACAGCGATGCTCGACGGGAAAGTTGATGAAGACATCATAGACCTCCTCCTTCTCATTAACTCAATCAAGGGAATCTACACCACAAGCTCATGCTCCGGCAGGATTGGAATCATCGAGGAGCCCTCCCTCGGGGCGAAACCACTCTCAAGGTGGCTAATCAAGGTTCACAGGGAGATGACGTTTCCAGAAGCAAAGAGGGCCCTTGGACGAGCTGAAAGCGGTTTAATATTCCTGAAAAGCCAGCCACCAATCTTTCACGTGGTTGCAGAGGGCCTGGAGAAGGCGAAGAGACTCCATGAGCTCGGACTGGCGAGTGGTTTCAAGTATACAACCTTCAAGGTCATCTCGAACCGCTATCTCGTTGAAATCAACGGGACCGAGTACCTGACCGTTCCACTCGGCAGGGACGGAAAAATAATGGTAAGCGACAATTACCTCCGCTTTGCCCTCGAAATAGGGAACTCCATGCTGAAACGCTCAAAGGGAAGACTGCCACGGCTCTTCAAGAACTTTAAAAAACTCCGGGAAGAACTTGGAAGAGACGAACTGTTCTACGAGCTGGCTGAGGAGTTTAAAATCAAAGAAAAGTGGGAGATGCCTTAGCGCATTTCATTCCACTCTTTCCTTCCATAGCGCTCCTCTATAAGCTTCTCCGCGAGTTCGAGCTCGTAATCCGTTAGCTCACCCTCTTCAACGTCAAAGGCCCTGGCAAAGCTCTCTCTGAGAAGCTCGTAGGCCTCCCAGCGGGTGAGCTTTATGCCCTCGCGCTCCAGCGTTGTAACGCGCTCCCAGATACTTGAGATTCCCTTATCCCTGAGCTTCTCTTTTGATGCCCTAAGCACCTTTCCAAGTATCTCAACGCGCGTCGCGTACATGAACGTGCCGTGCTGTAAGATAACACCTCTTCTCCTCGTCTGGGCTGAGCCACTGATTTTCTTCCCGTTGGCAACTATGTCGTTCAGACCCGAGAAGCCGGCATTAAGACCGAGGTCTTCAAGGGCATCAACGAGCGGGCCAGCTAGGTAGCGGTAGCTGGTTTCGACGTTCTTCAAGGCCGGATGAAAGTCCTCGCCGATTATTACCGAGTATGTTATCTCGCCGAACTCGTCGTGGAAGACGCTTCCACCGCCGGTAATCCTCCTCACGACCGGAATACCAAGCCTTTTAGCTTCTTCAAGGTTGACGTCGTGCCTCACGC encodes the following:
- a CDS encoding biotin/lipoate A/B protein ligase family protein; the protein is MRFIPFIVARPEVQMAIDEAIMLARIEGRVPDTIRLYAFSPSSVTIGRFQSVRHDVNLEEAKRLGIPVVRRITGGGSVFHDEFGEITYSVIIGEDFHPALKNVETSYRYLAGPLVDALEDLGLNAGFSGLNDIVANGKKISGSAQTRRRGVILQHGTFMYATRVEILGKVLRASKEKLRDKGISSIWERVTTLEREGIKLTRWEAYELLRESFARAFDVEEGELTDYELELAEKLIEERYGRKEWNEMR